AATTTCATATGCGTTTTTTCTCAAAAATTTAGTTTTACTGGCTGTTCCATTCAGGATGAAATTTTAATAGTAATACCTGCATATTTTTAACTATAATCTAAAAGGGGTAAATTAAATGAGTGATAATTTTTTCAAAAAAATCCTGATTGCAACGGATGGTTCGGAAAAAGCCGAAAAAGCAGTTGCTTATGGAATAGACATTGCGAAGGCAACAGGGGCTGAAGTATGTGCCCTGTATGTTGTTTCTACCGAGCACGCCGGAACTGCACGGACAGTTATGGGCTGGACCGGGGCATTTGAAGAATATCTTGCAAATAAGGGAGGGGATGCAACTGCCTATGTAGAAAAGCTTGGAAAAGAAGCCGGAGTTAAAGTGGAGCCTATGTACCTGAAAGGCATCCCGGCTGAAAAAATCCTTGAATATGCAGAGGAAAGCAATATTGATTTGATAGTAATGGGCACACAGGGTGCGACCGGAGTCCAGAGATTCCTTATCGGCAGTGTTGCAGAGAATGTTCTCAGGCACTCAAAAGTCCCTGTAATGATTGTCAGGTAATGAAGATCCTCAAAAACTACCAGTTATTTTCACCGATATGATCGCCAATTTGCCAGAACAGCATCCAGTATTCATCGGGATGATCCTGGTGCTGCTCATGATATCCGGTCAACTACTTTTTTGAAGGGTCAGGGATGAGTGTATCTAAGGTTAAAGAAAGGTGCCTGCTCAAAATCAGGCTTCTTGTTGGATAGAAATTCCTGACCCTATTTTTCTGTAACTTGTAGCTTTTTTAAGTTTTTTAGTTCTTTAAAGCTCTTTAATCCTCAAAAATCCCCGAACCTGTAAATACGGATTTTGCTTCTTCAAAGCTCAGGTCTTCCGGGGGTACAATGATATCGGATTCCAGAATTTCTTCCGCGCCAAGTGCTTCAGCTTTCTCCTTAATATCAGAAATTAGTTTCACAAGTTCTTTTCTGAATCCCTCAGCTTTTCCTTCCGCAACAAGGGCTACAATTTTGTTATCTATTTTGTTTAATTCATCGCAGAGGGCTTCAGGCGCCCGGTACTGGCCCTCTCCCATGATCCTGATTATCATTTTCATACCTCCTTTCTTTCTTCCGGGGCTTTGTTTTCTTCCCCTATTTTCGTTTTTTCAGGTTCCTTTCCAGCTTCGGCTTTAAGCTTTGCAAGCTCGGATTCTACACTGCTCTGAGTACTGATTTTTGCAAGTTCACGCTCGATGTCGTCTTTGCCGCTCGTGAGGTCTTCGAGTGCGCCGGCCTCCATAAGCTCGTCAATTGCCTCGGCACGAGCTTTCATTTCATCGGTCTTATTTTCAGCCCTCTCAAGGGCAAGTCCCACATCTGCCATCTCTTCGCTGATCCCTGTGACTGACTCGTTTATCTTCACCTGGGCTTCAGCTGCGGAGTACTGGGCTTTAATGGATTCTTTCTTTGTCCTGAAGATCTCGACCTTTGTAGAAAGTCGCTTTTCCGAAGCTATGAGCTTTTCTTCCTGTTTTTCGAGCTCCATAATTTCCCTGTCAATCCCATCGATCTGCTGCCGGATGGCTGCTTTTCTCTCAAGAGCCATTCTTGCGAGGTCTTCCCGGTCAGCGGCAACTGCCTCTCTTGCCTGCTTCTCAAGCTTCTCATTACTCTGAATCAGTTTTGCCCTCTGAAGCTGAAGGCGCTTTTTAGAGGTTGTTACTTCTGCAACGCCTCTTTTTACATTCTGCAGCAGTTCCAGTTGTTTTTCATAGGAATAATCAAGCGTTTCTCTAGGGTCTTCCATTTTGTTAAGCACTCTGTTCATCTTTGATTTGAATACTGTTTCCATCCTTGCGAATAATCCCATGTGTTTTCCCCGTTGCTTTTTCAAAAATTGTTATGTAATCTAACTGGCATTTTTTTCCTTCTTTTTCTGGAGTAAGTTTTTTGAAAAAATCCTGACATTTTCTTCCAGGTACCTTTTTCTTCCTATTTTCTTCCAGGTACCCTTTTCTTCCTATTTTCTTCCTATGCCTTTTGGTTGGAGTTATATTTTTAGTTTATCTTTACTTTGTTTCACTTTACTTTATCATTTTACTTTGTTTCACTTTACTTTATCATTTTACTTTGTTTCATTTTACTTTGCTTTCGTCTGCCTTCCTCTTCCTCTTTCTTTCGGTTCTTTTTATGTTTGCATTATTATATTTTAAGTTGGATTATTCGTAATCACGCGAACGTTTTATATATTAAAAATACAACTTATCTAAAGATATTATGGCAAAACCTGAGACTAAAACTGAATTCTTTTTTACTGAAAGAGGGCTCATAGCCGTAGACAGCCCTGTTAAACTCCAGATCTTGAATTTGCTCAGGGAAGAGCCAAAAGCGTTTGACGAAATTGTAAAATATACGGCAAAAGCCAAATCAACCATTTCAGTTCATCTTAATAATCTTAGATCATGCAAGCTTGTTGAAGAAATTTCTGACCCTGAAGACCGACGCAAGAAGATTTATTCCCTGAATTCCCAATATCTGGGCTGCTCTCTTGAGCCTTTTATCGGGCATTACAGGAGCCTGCTGGAAAACATTGCTGCAAATGGAAACGACAAGTTCCACTTTATGGAAGCCCTCTTTCATGCGATACTATTTGGTTTTGAAGCATACGGGCTTGATAATGCCCCTGTTGTCAGGATGATTGGAATTGATATCGGGAAGCATCTCTCTGTTAATTTTGAATCAAGTACTTCTGAAGACCTGTTTAATGAGATTGCAGGTTTTATGGAATTTCATGGAGACTGCCGGGTCTCGGTGCTCATGGGGGATTCTCTTGCTCTTCAGGTTGAAGATGACTTCAAGGCCAGGGTCATGCCGGCAATAGGTAAACCCTTCTGTGCCTTCAGAGAAGGCATCCTTGAAGGAATCCTTAAAGAAAAACTGGGTAAAGAGTGCGGCGTCCTGGAAACCGAGTGTTATGGGACCGGGCACATGCGCTGTCTTTTTGAAATTACAATATGAATTATTTTTTTAAATTCACAGTTTTACATAAATATTAACGAGAATCTCCTATTACGACTCCCATTTCGGATTTCAGGCGAGGCCCTATTGCTGACACGATTCCGGGTCCATCTGTTTTTTCGCGGCACACGACTGCATGCTCAAGCAGCCCAAGGCGCTCGATTTCGTAAATATCCCTGCCATGCCCAGTCCTTTTTATTGCGTTTTTAATTTCCGAGCGGGTAGCAGCATTAACGACAACTCTATCAGTGCTTGCTTTTTTCCAGCCCCACCAGAGGTCAAGCTGTTTTTTGGTGAAGCGGGCTTTTATTTTTTTGTTTGCCTCAAATACCTCAACTTCAACTGGCAGATGAGGGATCAGGCCGAATCTTGATGCAAGCTGCTTTGGCTTTCCACTGCCCAGGGCTTTAAGTTCCTCAGTTTCAACGCGCACAGGAATGCCTATGTTAACCATAAAAGCGTCTTCTGTAAAAGCCTGAAGGAAACCCAGGTACACCTTTCCGGGCACGGCTTTTTCTGCAGGGCTTCCGTATCTGGATGTCAGGAGATTTGCTGACACCTCATCATCTTCTCCCTCAAGGGAAAACTCTGCCCAGTTTTCCGGGGTAATAGAAACCTCGACCTTTACCTCGAGGTCTTTCAATTCGTTCTCAACCAGGCCTTTCAGGAGTTCAGTCATTCTTTCCCGGTTTTTTCCATAAATATGCTGGAGGGTTACAACTTTTTTCATTTTCTTCCTGCCACTTTATTCTTTTTCTACCTGTGCCTGCCGTATTAAGTATTTTCCGGTTTCGGGCTCTTCAGGTAAGATTCAAGGAGCTTTTCGGTTTCTTCCAGAGCTGAAACTACTGTTTCGTCAACAGGTGTTTCAGCCATTTCAATCTGGCTATGCAGTTTTTTGACATCCCGGCTGTAAGGGCCAAGTTTTCTAGAAATCATTTCCTTACTCTGCCCTTTCTCAACTGCTTCTCTGTGGATACTCTCTATTTTATTTCTGAGATTCCGGACTTTTTCAAGGATTTCAACACTTAGAAGGTCAAGCTCTTTTTTCATCTCACGTTCGGTTTCTTCTTCCTGTTCTTCGACCTCTTTACCTTCCGTTTCTTCACTGTCTCTGTCTTTTTTCCCTGGCCCATTTTCTCCTGTTTTCAGGCTTCCTTCTCTTGAAGGATACCCATCTGCAATTATATTCCGGAACTCTTTAAGGGCATTTTCTACTTCCTTTCCGTATTCCGTAAGTTCAACAAATTTTATCCGTCCTTCAAATGTGAATCTTATAAGTCCGGACTGTTTCATTTTCGAAAGGATTCTCGTAGTATGGGCAAATGTTGAGTCTATCTCTTTTGAAATAATCGAGGCATAGGTTTTTCCCATCAAACCTATAAATAGCAGTGCAAGAGTGGGTTTTTCCTGCAAAAACAACTTTTCTGCATCTTCGTCGGACATGATATCACATTGAGTTTTTATTGCGGATTATTTCCGAATCTGAGCTCAGGCGTTTATTATTCTTTAATAGTTTATATAATATCTGAACAGTTTTCTACCTCTGGTTTCCATAGGAATATTCTCTTCATCCTGAAAGCGCCAGAATTATTTTCTTTATTTCAGCTACGGGAGCATCTGTTCTGAATGAGGTCCCGCTGAAATGAGTCCTTGAAGCTTCAAACCCGCTGGCTTTAAGGGCCTCTATCAGAATCTCAATACCTGTTGCAGAAGCCCTGAGTTCCTTGCAGATTACGTGCTGGTCATAGAACATGGGAATGTTGATTTCGTCCCTGCAGAATGTAATTATTTTTTTTGCTTTATCTTTCGTGTTTAGGGGACGCGTTTCAAGCTCAGAAATTACCTCATTGCAGAATTCAGGCTCTCTAAAAGGCCCAAGCCACAAAGGTCCTGCAATCTTTATCAGGGCTCCACAGGCAGGGCATTCCCGGTCAATATGGACGGCAAGCCCATATACAGGTCCTCTGAACCCACATCTGGGGCAATGAATACTGAACCCCATGGATTTCAGGGTCCTGTCAACATGTTTAGCCCCGGGAAGAACTTCAAGGTAACTGCGGACATAATGCCGCGTGACATGGGAAAGTAGGGGCAACATCCCTTTTTCATGTTTTGCAAGTTCTCTTGCGCAGGCTCCTAGCAGGACCCTTAAGCCCATCTCGCTGTGATATTCTGTGTTAAGGGGTACGGCTGCATACTTTCTGATTCCCGAGTTCAGGTGAGCTCCACAGAGGGGGGCAGTATCCGTTGCAGTAACTGAAAGCATGCTCTGCGCCGAAGTTGCGGTTGCATCAAGGTAAGGCGCAGGAGTCCCGAATGGGTCAACATCCACGATATGGAATTTCTGCTCATGAAGCAGGACATTTGCGTTCTTGCGTGTAGCCTGAGTTTTTTCCTCAAGCCCGTTAATTTTTATATTTTCCTTTATCAGTTCAAAGGCTTCAGGGCTCCAGTCATTCATAGTCGCATGTATTCCAACCTCCCCTGCGATCCTGAGCCCCCGGATTCCTGATGCAGAAAAGGCATCTACGTAGCGGATCTCCTCTCTCTGTATGTTTTTTCTCGAAAGAAGCCTCTCCACAAATGCTGCAGTTGCTGCAACATTGATATCACGGTTCAGCTCCATCTCCGGGTTATAGAACACCGGCGCAGCCGAGGGAGGGAAATTTGCATCTGGAGGCGGGATCGGAACTGAAATCTTTGTTGTCCCTTCCACTATAGTTCTACAGATCATCTAAAATTGCTATACTTTGTGATATTATTTTACCGTGATGGTCATCTGCATGTTCGGATACCCGTTTGCACTGAAGCTGTAGCTTCCGTTTTCAGTGAATGTGTAGTTCAGGGTATTTCCATATCCGAGTCTTTCATCCTCAAAAAGCCCTTCCTTGCTACTCAGAGTAAAAACACCGGATTCATCGAAATTTCTCCATACAACCGAGTCCCCTACATTTACCTCCAGCTCGGAAGGAATAAAAAGATAATTCTTAAGCCTTACAAGGTACGTTTGTGACTCGTTTTCCGCAGGCTGAATTATTCCGGCTTCTCCCTCTTCGCCAGTCATGTATTCGGTTTGCTCCTCTTCAATTCCGTCCCCTGTACCCGGAGTTAATGTTTCGCCAGGTGTTCTTTCCTCTTCAGCAGCTTCTGTTTCTTGCGGTGTCTCCGCTTCCTCGAATGTTTCCGTTTCCACCAGTGTTTCCATTTCTTCTGACGTTATTGTCTCTTCTGGCGTCTGCACCTCTACAGGCAGCTGTGTTCCTTCTGGAGTGCCGCCGCCTGACCCGCCGGAATCCCTCACAGCTTCTTCTTGCTCCTGATCTCCTCCCCACCAGTTAAGGTAGCCAAACACTAACACTGACAGAACTACAAAGAGCAGAATGAGCTTTTTTATTACCATTACTTCCTCCCTGTGTAAGTTTTATTTTACACCCCAAATTTAATATAAGCCATATTGATAATAACACTTTCTTATAATAAGCTTTATTTTAAAAAATAGTTTGTTTGTAATCGATTTTGTTGTTTTACTCTGAAAAACTAATTTCTGGAAGCACAGTTAATGGCTTATTAGCTGACTTTTGCCTATAAGCCCTGTTTATTCAGGACACGGATGTAGGAAGTAATCAGAAATGGAAACGAGTGGCAAAGTTTAGAATCGAAAAAAAGTAAATTTACTGGAAAGTTTTGCTGCCTTCCAGATAAAGCCGTATATACCTTTTGAGGTATTTTATTCATCAGTTCCTTTTAAATACTTCTTCAAAAAACTTCTTCAGGGCTTGTTCACAGTTATATTGACATCCATTCTGGACTGCCCGATAACGGTGAAGTTGTAAGTCCCGGTTTCATTGAAGGTATAGACAAAGGAACGCCTGTACACAAGGCCTGTGTTCTCAAAGAGACCTTCTTCACTTGTAAGGGTAAAGACTCTCCTCGGGCTGTCCTGATAGTTAATCCAGGCGACTGTTTCTCCTTGTTTGATATCAAGGCTTGAGGGATATGCTCTATAGTTGTCCAGCCTTATAGTATAGGGAGTTTTCCTTATACTGGATGTGTTAATTGCCGGCCCTTCTTCGGTCTCATTTTCTTCCGGCATTACATCTTCTTCCTCTGTCTCCGTTACTACCGGGGTTTCAACTTCTTCCGAAGTTTCCGTCTCTGCCGGTGTTTCCGTCTCTGCCGGAGTTGCAATTTCTTCCGGGGTTACTGTTTCTTCAGGTGTAGCGTTTTCTTCCGGGGAGGGCTGTTCATTTCCAGTGCATCCCGAGAACAAAACTACACTTAAAACTAGAAGCAGAACAAATATTTTTATTTTCATATTATTCCCCACAATCATTTTTGGTTATGGAATTAGAAACTCTGCAGAAATAATTCTAAGTTTCAAATCGTTTTTTGATGCTTTGACTTTAAAATGTCTAAAGTTTACGAATATAATTGTCTGTTCTTGTTCATATAATTGTTAATGTTATTTAATCTTAAGTCCTTACTTTAATGGACTTTTATTCTTTTTTCAAACATTTAATTCATCCTGTATCTTTAAGTACATATAAATATATTTTTGTACTTTTCTTTTATAGTATCTTTTTTCCAAAGTAAAATTCTTAATAAATTTAAGTGCTTTGCTTGCATATAAAGATATTTTAGACTTGTGCAAAAACATGATCCGTATTTTAGATGACTGTGTCTTCATACCCGAAGTATTCTTTCATCTCGCTTTTTTTTACAGGCTGTTCCATAAAATTAAAGCAACAGTTCCGGTTACTGCAATGATTCCGAATGTGTTTTTTGCCAGGGAGAAGAGGCTTGCAGAACCTGAAATTTTTGAAAGCAGAATTTTATTTACAGTACTTACAAGGCTTGCAAGCACTGCAGTATTTGCTGCGACTTCGTAGGAGATATTTCCGCTTACGGCAAGGAGAGTTACAGAGACTATCACTCCGGAGCTGCTGAAAATAGCCCCTAAGGCAGTTATGTATATTCCGGCAGTTCCTGCAATGTCATAGGCAAAGTTTCCTATGATGAGAATCAGGGTAAAAGCAATGCCGAATTTAAACGCCTGATTGAGCGAGAAAGGAGATTGAATCTTAAGCTCGCCCCCGCCTACAGAGCAGAATTTCTTACTGTGCCTGATAACTATTGCTATGGAAACGGCGATAAGTACAAGCTGAGAAGGAAGCATAAACAGAGTTGTTTGGCCTGTAGGGTCAACTATAAAGGCTAATATAAGGTTTCGAATGAGCATGGAAATATTGCAGAGCAGAATTCCTGTAAGTACAGGATCGTCCATCGCCTCTGCTTTTTTTGAGAGCCCTGCAAGTGCTCCTGTAGTAGCTTCACTATTTATAAAGCCCCCGAGAAAGCCTGAATAGCACATGCCGCGTTTTGTCCCGAACTTTCTCAGGAGAACATAGCTTGAAAAACTGATAAGGGAAACAAGAATCACAATCAGAATTGCAGACCTGAGGTTTACAAGCCCGAAGAACTGTTTTTCCGGCATCACCGGATAAAGTATGAAAGCGACAGCCAGAAACTGTATGGCATTGTAAAGCTCTTCTTTTGTCAGGTTTCCTGCAAACTGGTGAAGGGGCTGCTTCTGAATCAGGAGGAAAGATACAACTATTGAAGAGACAATAGCAAACAGGCCGTAGTCATAGCCAACAAGGACACCCATCACGAAAATGAAAAAGAGAGTAATAGGACTTGTAACCCCTATCCGCTTATAGAGAAATATCTTGGAATAGGTAATTATGGAACAGATAGCTGCAAAGAAAAGCGTAGCTACGTAAACGAAGCCTATGCCTGCTGGTCCACTCACAAGAGCAACGAGCATTCCTGTTATGCAGGTTATGCTGTAACTCCTGACACCAGCAAAAATTTCATATTCAAGGCCTCTGTGCTCCCTTTCTACACCTACCATGATCCCTATCAAAAAGGCAATGGCAAGTTTTGTCAGGAAATCCACAAAAACCGGATCGAAACCGAACTCGCTAATTACGTCCGTAGCTCAACCTCTCAGATTTTTCTGGCTGTATTTCCATATACAAGCAAAATAATGTAATTAAAGTGAGTTCTATATGTTGTTAAAGTGAGTTCTATATGTTGTTAAAGTGAGTTCTATATGTTGTTAAAGTGAGTTCTATATGTTGTTAAAGTGAGTTCTTATATGTTGTTAAAGTGAGTTCTTATTTGTTAAAGACACAATATGAAGATGTAAAACAAAATATATTTTTATAGTAAGGATGTTCTTGCTGACGAATATACTCCTTAAAAAGGAAAAAGGTTAAGAGTCCACGGAAATCTCTTTAAATCTCTTTATATATGTATACTGATGACTCCGAAAACCTGAACGAACCTGGTTAATTGAGATCTGGTTTATTAAAATCTGGCTAAAACTTACTTAAAACTTACTTTATACTTCTACGAATTCAACCTCAATGGGTTTGTTTCCGGTCTCTTCAATATTTATAAGAGCGCAGGAACCTTTACAGGCTTCCCCGGGATTTACAACAACGGTTTTTCCAACCTTTTCAGTGCCTTTTGCTTCATGGATGTGCCCGCAGACAATCAGGTCAACCCTGTCCAGGAACTTCTGGATGGCTTTACTGCCCACATGTCCGAAGGGTAGCTCGTCCCTTGCTCCATGTGGAGGTGCGTGAGTCAGGAGTACTATTGTCCCGCATTCACCTGAGTTTTCGGCGGAGCAGACCATTCCTTCAAGGGCATTTTCGATTTCTTCTTCGGAAAGCTCAAAAGGGGTGTTAAAAGGAGTGGGGTTCGAGCCTCCAAGCCCGATAAACCGGATTTTTCCAATCTGCTCGGCTTTTCCGTGCAGGTTTATGGCTTTTGACTTCTCAAGGGCTTTCAGGATACTCTTCTGGTCGCAGTTCCCGGGAATTGCAAGCACGGGCTTATCAAACATTTCAGCCAGCTCTTCTGCCTTCTCATCGGGCCCGAAATTGGTAATGTCTCCGACTACCACGACAAGGTCGAATTCCCCGGCTTTTTCGATGATCTTTTTTATCTTTGAATAGTCCCCATGGGGGTCGGAAATCGCGAGTATCTTCATCCATATCCTGTCCTTATCATGCTCTTTTTTCTATGATCTGAATTATGGTTTTTAATTCTAGTTTGAATTATTGGATACAATTTCTTATACGCTTTATGTTATGTGTTTTTCTGTGAACATGCACACATCTTTTATATCCCTTACGTAATATACTGCCCCATGCGAGATATCATTATTATAGGGCATAAAGCAATGACAAGCGGCGAGTTCTCTTTAAATGACCTCCCCGGGTCTGCAGGAAGAATGGATATACTCTGCCGCTGCGTAAGCTCTGCCCTTTTCCTCTCTTTTGGAATGCGCAGGGATGTAAACGTGCACCTGCTTCTTCTGGGGGAGCCTGAACCCGGAAAAATTATCAGGTTTGAAGGGCTCCACCTGAGATACCTGAACCCGGACGAAAGAAGCAGTGGTTCGCTTATCAATAAGGCCCTTTTGAAAAATGCAACTGAACTGGATACCCGATCCACACCTGGTGTCTGGATACGTAAGGGAGACTTAAAGTCCCTGCTGGCTTCTTTTGAAGGGAGGGACTTGGTATATCTTAGAGAAGACGGCAAGGATATCAGAGAACTTGCCGGTGAAATCCGGGACCCTGTTTTTATTCTGGGAGATCACACCGGTGTTACCGAAGAAGAGGAAAAACAGCTTCTTGAAGCAGGAGCAAAAATTATTTCGGTTGGTCCAATTTCCCTTCACTCCAACCACTGCATAACTCTTATCCATAACGAACTGGACAGAGTTGAAGCAGAAAGAGGGGAAATTCCAGGGGGGGCAAACTCCAGGGCTGAGAACTGAGCTGCGATTTTTGGATCAGGTTTTAATCCAAAAAGTTATATTCCACTTCCCTGTATCAGAATAGAAACTTATCCTGATGCATCTTTTAGGGCACATGCTTCTAATTTGCGCATCACATTCATATCATCTTCCAATAATAATCTTTCAATACCATCTTTCAATACCATCTTTCAATACCATCTTTCAATACCATCTTTCAATACCATCTTTCAATATAATTTATCAATATAATCTTCCAATCCCAACCTTCAATTATCCCCTCCCGGGTCTATTTCCCGAACAAAGAGCTTAGAGAATGTGAAACCAAATGGATGTACTTGAAATTTCAAAAAAGATTCTGCACGAAGGTCCTGTCTGTGACCACTGCATGGGCCGTCAGTTTGCAAAATTATCCACAGGCCTCAGCAACAGAGAGCGCGGGCAGGCAATGAAACTCGCCCTTGTCCTTGAAGGGGACCGCATTTACAAAAGTGAAAATGATGATTCTCTCTTAAAGGAACTTGTTCCCTGCAGTGCCCTTGCAAGGAAAACTCTCAGAATCGAGGGTGAAGACGAGCAGTGCTGGGTCTGCCTTGACCAGTTCAAAAAACTGGATGAATGGGCAGATAAAGCTGCAAAAGCCCTCGAAGGGCTTGAGTACTCCACCTTCCTGGTGGGGACAAAGGTCAGCGGGCTCCTGAGTGAAAACGAAGAGATGTTATGGGCTGAGGCAGGGACTGCCTATGCCGAGCAGTTAAAGACCGAACTTAACCGGGAAGTAGGCAAGCGGATTGCAGAAAAGGTTGACAAAGAAGTGGATTTTGAAAACCCGGATATTGTGATCACCCTTGACCTTGCAACAACCAACTTCGAACTTCAGGTCCGTTCAGTATATGTTTACGGACGCTACCTCAAAAAAGTTCGCGGAATCCCGCAGACCCGCTGGCCCTGCAGGAAATGTAAGGGTAGAGGCTGTGAGAGCTGCGGGTTTACCGGCAAACAATATCCAGAATCCGTAGATGAGCTTATCAAAGGTCCCGTCATCGAAACATTTGAGGCTGTTGATACGGCTTTTCACGGTTCGGGAAGGGAAGATATAGATGCCCTGATGCTCGGAAACGGCAGACCCTTTGTGGTAGAAGCAAAATCCCCTGTAAAGCGCATGGCTGACCTTGAAATGCTTACTGCCTTAATTAATGAGAATGCTGCAGGAAAAGTTGAGGTAAGGGATCTTCGCTTTGTAGAAAAAAGCATGATTGAGATCCTGAAGAGCTCAAAGGCGGATAAAACTTATAAGCTTAAAGTTACATTTAAAGAGCCTGTTTCAGAGGA
The Methanosarcina sp. WWM596 DNA segment above includes these coding regions:
- a CDS encoding metallophosphoesterase; the protein is MKILAISDPHGDYSKIKKIIEKAGEFDLVVVVGDITNFGPDEKAEELAEMFDKPVLAIPGNCDQKSILKALEKSKAINLHGKAEQIGKIRFIGLGGSNPTPFNTPFELSEEEIENALEGMVCSAENSGECGTIVLLTHAPPHGARDELPFGHVGSKAIQKFLDRVDLIVCGHIHEAKGTEKVGKTVVVNPGEACKGSCALINIEETGNKPIEVEFVEV
- a CDS encoding DUF2110 family protein; protein product: MKKVVTLQHIYGKNRERMTELLKGLVENELKDLEVKVEVSITPENWAEFSLEGEDDEVSANLLTSRYGSPAEKAVPGKVYLGFLQAFTEDAFMVNIGIPVRVETEELKALGSGKPKQLASRFGLIPHLPVEVEVFEANKKIKARFTKKQLDLWWGWKKASTDRVVVNAATRSEIKNAIKRTGHGRDIYEIERLGLLEHAVVCREKTDGPGIVSAIGPRLKSEMGVVIGDSR
- a CDS encoding MgtC/SapB family protein; the encoded protein is MDFLTKLAIAFLIGIMVGVEREHRGLEYEIFAGVRSYSITCITGMLVALVSGPAGIGFVYVATLFFAAICSIITYSKIFLYKRIGVTSPITLFFIFVMGVLVGYDYGLFAIVSSIVVSFLLIQKQPLHQFAGNLTKEELYNAIQFLAVAFILYPVMPEKQFFGLVNLRSAILIVILVSLISFSSYVLLRKFGTKRGMCYSGFLGGFINSEATTGALAGLSKKAEAMDDPVLTGILLCNISMLIRNLILAFIVDPTGQTTLFMLPSQLVLIAVSIAIVIRHSKKFCSVGGGELKIQSPFSLNQAFKFGIAFTLILIIGNFAYDIAGTAGIYITALGAIFSSSGVIVSVTLLAVSGNISYEVAANTAVLASLVSTVNKILLSKISGSASLFSLAKNTFGIIAVTGTVALILWNSL
- a CDS encoding universal stress protein codes for the protein MSDNFFKKILIATDGSEKAEKAVAYGIDIAKATGAEVCALYVVSTEHAGTARTVMGWTGAFEEYLANKGGDATAYVEKLGKEAGVKVEPMYLKGIPAEKILEYAEESNIDLIVMGTQGATGVQRFLIGSVAENVLRHSKVPVMIVR
- a CDS encoding tRNA pseudouridine(54/55) synthase Pus10, which encodes MDVLEISKKILHEGPVCDHCMGRQFAKLSTGLSNRERGQAMKLALVLEGDRIYKSENDDSLLKELVPCSALARKTLRIEGEDEQCWVCLDQFKKLDEWADKAAKALEGLEYSTFLVGTKVSGLLSENEEMLWAEAGTAYAEQLKTELNREVGKRIAEKVDKEVDFENPDIVITLDLATTNFELQVRSVYVYGRYLKKVRGIPQTRWPCRKCKGRGCESCGFTGKQYPESVDELIKGPVIETFEAVDTAFHGSGREDIDALMLGNGRPFVVEAKSPVKRMADLEMLTALINENAAGKVEVRDLRFVEKSMIEILKSSKADKTYKLKVTFKEPVSEEKLKSCLESLSGTEIAQQTPKRVVHRRADLVRKRHVHSITLDELTDNGHAHITVNCEGGLYVKELISGDEGRTNPSLTGLLGVPALVEDLDVVNVEI
- a CDS encoding V4R domain-containing protein → MAKPETKTEFFFTERGLIAVDSPVKLQILNLLREEPKAFDEIVKYTAKAKSTISVHLNNLRSCKLVEEISDPEDRRKKIYSLNSQYLGCSLEPFIGHYRSLLENIAANGNDKFHFMEALFHAILFGFEAYGLDNAPVVRMIGIDIGKHLSVNFESSTSEDLFNEIAGFMEFHGDCRVSVLMGDSLALQVEDDFKARVMPAIGKPFCAFREGILEGILKEKLGKECGVLETECYGTGHMRCLFEITI
- a CDS encoding cell surface lipoprotein; this translates as MVIKKLILLFVVLSVLVFGYLNWWGGDQEQEEAVRDSGGSGGGTPEGTQLPVEVQTPEETITSEEMETLVETETFEEAETPQETEAAEEERTPGETLTPGTGDGIEEEQTEYMTGEEGEAGIIQPAENESQTYLVRLKNYLFIPSELEVNVGDSVVWRNFDESGVFTLSSKEGLFEDERLGYGNTLNYTFTENGSYSFSANGYPNMQMTITVK
- the trmY gene encoding tRNA (pseudouridine(54)-N(1))-methyltransferase TrmY, with product MRDIIIIGHKAMTSGEFSLNDLPGSAGRMDILCRCVSSALFLSFGMRRDVNVHLLLLGEPEPGKIIRFEGLHLRYLNPDERSSGSLINKALLKNATELDTRSTPGVWIRKGDLKSLLASFEGRDLVYLREDGKDIRELAGEIRDPVFILGDHTGVTEEEEKQLLEAGAKIISVGPISLHSNHCITLIHNELDRVEAERGEIPGGANSRAEN
- a CDS encoding tRNA (guanine(10)-N(2))-dimethyltransferase, with the translated sequence MICRTIVEGTTKISVPIPPPDANFPPSAAPVFYNPEMELNRDINVAATAAFVERLLSRKNIQREEIRYVDAFSASGIRGLRIAGEVGIHATMNDWSPEAFELIKENIKINGLEEKTQATRKNANVLLHEQKFHIVDVDPFGTPAPYLDATATSAQSMLSVTATDTAPLCGAHLNSGIRKYAAVPLNTEYHSEMGLRVLLGACARELAKHEKGMLPLLSHVTRHYVRSYLEVLPGAKHVDRTLKSMGFSIHCPRCGFRGPVYGLAVHIDRECPACGALIKIAGPLWLGPFREPEFCNEVISELETRPLNTKDKAKKIITFCRDEINIPMFYDQHVICKELRASATGIEILIEALKASGFEASRTHFSGTSFRTDAPVAEIKKIILALSG
- a CDS encoding PspA/IM30 family protein, with amino-acid sequence MGLFARMETVFKSKMNRVLNKMEDPRETLDYSYEKQLELLQNVKRGVAEVTTSKKRLQLQRAKLIQSNEKLEKQAREAVAADREDLARMALERKAAIRQQIDGIDREIMELEKQEEKLIASEKRLSTKVEIFRTKKESIKAQYSAAEAQVKINESVTGISEEMADVGLALERAENKTDEMKARAEAIDELMEAGALEDLTSGKDDIERELAKISTQSSVESELAKLKAEAGKEPEKTKIGEENKAPEERKEV